A stretch of the Sulfurimonas sp. HSL-1656 genome encodes the following:
- a CDS encoding class I SAM-dependent methyltransferase, with the protein MNRLKQKTHKGAHDPLGFDAIVREVFAPIYPVIASQIIQQTQMTRGVCLDAGCGTGALGRAMAQQSGCDVTFFDQSEKMLELARGYAEEEAITARSRFVQGDIHDIPLPSESVDLVVSRGSSPFWDDQKRAYGEILRVLRRGGRAYVGGGFGNAALREQIVSTMLEREPNWEERFKNRSRSMRNALPEILEALHPASFEIINDESGFWAHITK; encoded by the coding sequence ATGAACAGACTGAAGCAAAAAACGCACAAAGGCGCCCATGACCCGTTGGGGTTCGACGCCATCGTCAGAGAGGTGTTCGCCCCCATCTACCCGGTCATCGCGTCGCAGATCATTCAGCAGACGCAGATGACCCGCGGCGTCTGTCTCGATGCCGGCTGCGGCACGGGTGCCCTGGGGCGGGCCATGGCCCAGCAGAGCGGATGCGACGTCACCTTCTTCGACCAGAGCGAAAAGATGCTCGAACTCGCCCGCGGTTACGCCGAAGAAGAAGCCATCACGGCGCGCAGCCGCTTTGTTCAGGGCGACATCCACGATATCCCGCTCCCCTCCGAGAGCGTCGACCTCGTCGTCAGCCGCGGCTCCTCCCCCTTCTGGGACGACCAGAAACGGGCCTACGGCGAGATCCTCCGCGTACTGCGCCGGGGCGGCCGCGCCTACGTGGGGGGCGGTTTCGGCAACGCGGCGCTACGCGAACAGATCGTCAGCACGATGCTCGAGCGCGAACCGAACTGGGAAGAGCGTTTCAAGAACCGCTCACGGAGCATGCGCAACGCGCTGCCGGAGATCCTCGAAGCGCTGCACCCGGCCTCCTTCGAGATCATCAACGACGAGAGCGGCTTCTGGGCCCACATCACCAAATGA